A genomic segment from Paenibacillus sp. FSL K6-1096 encodes:
- a CDS encoding ABC transporter permease subunit: MAFPVVLYFLVFKYLPMYGAVIAFKEYTVGKGIWGSEWVGLQHFRDFFQSYYFWRVLKNTLILSFYQLLFGFPAPILLALLLNELRHEMFKRTVQTVSYIPHFISLVVICGMVVDFSSRDGLFNSIITFFGGESSALLSEPGNFRTIYTASSIWQELGFSTIIYLAALSGINPELYDASMVDGASRLRRVWHITLPGIIPMIVILLILRIGGLMEIGFEKVILLYNPNVYDTADVISTFVYRKGISESAEFSYTTAVGLFQSLVNFILLIGANRLSKAVSDNKLF; this comes from the coding sequence CCGTCGGCAAGGGCATCTGGGGCAGTGAGTGGGTGGGGCTGCAGCATTTCCGCGATTTTTTTCAGAGCTATTATTTCTGGCGGGTGCTCAAAAACACACTGATCCTCAGCTTCTACCAGCTGCTGTTCGGCTTCCCGGCCCCGATCCTGCTGGCGCTGCTGCTCAATGAGCTGAGGCATGAGATGTTCAAGCGCACGGTGCAGACGGTCTCTTATATCCCCCACTTTATCTCCCTGGTGGTCATTTGCGGAATGGTGGTCGATTTCTCCTCCCGTGACGGGCTGTTTAATTCGATCATTACATTCTTCGGCGGGGAGAGCAGCGCGCTGCTGAGTGAGCCGGGGAATTTCCGCACGATCTATACGGCCTCCTCCATCTGGCAGGAGCTTGGATTCTCGACCATTATCTATCTGGCGGCGCTCAGCGGAATTAATCCCGAGCTCTACGATGCATCGATGGTGGACGGGGCCAGCCGGCTCCGCCGGGTCTGGCATATTACCCTGCCGGGAATTATCCCGATGATTGTCATTCTGCTGATTCTGCGCATAGGCGGGCTGATGGAGATCGGCTTCGAGAAGGTCATCCTGCTCTATAATCCGAACGTCTACGATACAGCGGATGTCATCTCCACCTTCGTCTACCGCAAAGGGATCAGCGAGAGTGCAGAGTTCAGCTATACGACGGCCGTTGGCCTGTTCCAGTCGCTGGTCAATTTCATTCTGCTCATCGGGGCCAACCGTCTCTCCAAGGCCGTATCCGACAATAAGCTGTTCTAA